GTTGGACAGTTCGGTCCACGAATCCATTCCCATCAGCGTAGGCTCGGCGCCGCTGAAGAAGGGGGCGTGTGCGGCGCCGGCGATCTTGCTGAGATCGCGCAGTAACTGCACGTCGGTGGGGAGGTGGCTAAAGTAGTAGTCGCCGATCAGGCAGCCGAACGGCTCGCCGCCCAACTGGCCGAATTCGTACTCGTAGATCTGCTTGAACAGCGGGCTCTGGTCCCAGCGCGCATCGGGGTAAAGCCGCAGATTGCGATACAGCTCGTTCTTGGAGACGTTCATCACCCGGATCTTTAGGTTGGCGTCGGTCTCGGAATTGAAGACGAGGTAGTGGAGACCGCGCCAGGCACTTTCGATTGCCTGGAACTCGGGTGTGTGAAGGATCTCGTTCATCTGCGCGGTCAGCTTTTGGTCGATCCGCGCGATCATCTCCTCGATGGTGTCGAGCACGTCCGACTTGATGACGCTCGTGTCCTTCAACGCTTCTTGAACCAGCGTGGATACCGCGTTCTCGACCTCGGTCGCTGCGCGTTCAGTGCGCGGCTTGAAGCTTTGTTTCAGCAGAGCTGAAAACTCGTCGGCCTCGACGGTCCTGACCTGGGTGGTGGTCTCCTTATGGGCGGCTTCTTTTGCCATGGTCCCCATTCCTTCCCTTAGCTCTTGGTGTCGGGTTCGGTAGACTGGCTCGTCGCGCGCTCCCGCAGCGCAGCCATCAGTTGAGGATCGGCGAGAAGTTTCTTCAGCTGGTCCTCGGCGGCCACCTTGCCATCCATGTAGCGCAGCAAGTTGGCGAGTTGTTCCCGCGCTTCGAGCAACTTGGCGGTCGCCGGCACCTGGCGGGCGACCGCCACCGGCGTGAAGTCGGCCATCTTGTTGAACCGTAGGTTGACGGAGAGTTTTTCGTCGGATCCATCGCTGAGACGATTGGCGACGCGCGCGGTCACGCCGGGCTGAATTGCCGCCATGCGGTTGTCGAAATTGTCCATGTCGAACTCGAGAAACTTGCGTTCCTCGACCTTCGTCTTCTCGACGCCGGGGTTGTTGCCCGAGAGATCAGAGAGGACACCCATCACGAACGGAAGTTCGATCAGCCTTTCGGCGTCGTAAGGATCTTCGTACGTGATGTGCACGCGCGGTGCGCGGTTTCGCCGAATGAATTTTTGACCGCTGTCCGTAGCCATGGTTCCCTCTCTACGAAATCGCTTTGGAAGCTGATTGCGCGACGCAGGGTGACAAGGCGCCTCAGCTCACAGTCGGCAAAGCTTCCTTATGTCCAGTTAGTCCCCCCGAGCGAAACGCGGGTTCAATGCGATTTGTCGATTGTCTTGAGGGCGCCCTCGGGGAGGACATCATTCAACAGGCTAAGGAAGTCTCGCTGCGCGAGATCGCGCGCGCGATCGACCAAAAACGGGATCGGGCTGGACGGTTCGGCGGTTCGGAAAAACGACGCTACCTTCCCCAGCAGGCTCAAAGCCTGCGCCCTATTTTCTATCGAAAAAACAATATCTTGCACGTCGCTCTCGATCGTGGATGAAGGCGAGGTGGCAAGCTCAGCCATCCGTTCGATCGGCAGGTCGAAGACCTTGTCACGTCCGATGTTGATAGCAGCGCTCTCCACGTGGGAGGGCACCAGCATCCGCATCACCTCGATGAACGATTTGCCGACCATCTCCTGCGCCTGACGCACCAGCAACAGCGCCGGGTTGGATGGTTCCATTCGAGCAAAATAGTCGGCCGCCGCAGCGAGTGCTGCGGAGGCCTGCGCCGACGAGGCCAGAGCGCCGGTCGTGTCCAGCGGCACTTGTGCTTCGACGGAAGCGGCATCTTCCCCAGCTGCTGCGATCGCGGCCGGATCACGCGCCGTGACGAGACCCGCGAGCCAGGCAGCCATGCCGTTTACGAGGCCGGAGAGCCTGTCGAGGCTGACGGGTTGCCCCGAGTTCAACTTTTCGTGCCAAGCCGCCTTCATGCCGGCGACTTCAGCAGCAACCGCGGAGCACCGCGCGCTGGCGGCCTTGAGAGTGTCGAGGTCCGTCTCGCCGACGATACGCTCGATGGTCGCGAGATCGGGTCCGTCGACGTCGGCATCACCGGCGGGAATTTCGCCCTTGGCAATCTGATAGGCACGGTAGTGGAGGCTACCGTGCCTGCGGTTCTCGATCAGAGGAAGGAATTGGAGCGGGTTGATCACGGTCGGAAACACGTCGATCGCTTCGACCGTGACGGCGCGAAGGGCATAGTCGCCGTCCTCGCCCCGCGGATGCACCGCTTCCCACTGTTCACGCAGCAGCAGGTTGGTTGCCTTCAGGCAGCTGAGAAAGCCATCGAGATCGCGGTTGAGGATGGAAAACTTGGCCAGCAGCATGTTCAGACGCAGATCGCGGGTACGCGCCAGAAGGGGCTGGGCGGCAGCAAACTGGCCGGCAAAATCGACCGCTTTCGGATCGAACCGTCCGCGCTCTCCGTTGGCATTGACGACTTCGAAGAACGACATCGGCAGCAGGGATTCCGCACCTGCGAAGAAGTTGAGATACTGGACGTCTCCGATGGCATCGAGATCCGGCCCGCAGGGATCGTCGGCGGCTATGGGCTGCGTCAGGGAGGCGACATCAAGCATGCGAGGATCGTCCTCTGCTCGGCCATGGCCCCTCTACCGATCCCGTGACATCTGGCGGATCACGCAGGGGGGATCATGATCCCATTCCCTTATGGGTTAGATGCCTGCTGGTCTCGGTTCATTCCCGGCGATCATGACATTTTCGCGTGAACCGGCAAGCTCTTGGAGCCGACTACTTGAGGGCCGGGGTGGTTCTTTGGACGGCCGCTGTGGCGCGTCAGGAGGCCCGGCCCGGGGCGGACTTGCCGGCACTGCCAGTGGTGGGCAGGATTCCGTGGTTCTTGCACGACGCCTGATCTGCTCTTTGCAGCCGATCATGTGGTTAGCCAGGGAGTTTAACGCCCACATGGGCCAGCTTACCCAGGATACCCGCCTCTGCGAACTCAAGACACCTCTCGGCAAGGACGTTCTGGTTTTTGTCGGATTCGAGGGCTCGGAAGGTCTCAGCGAACTGTTCGAATATCGCATCGAGTGTCTCAGCGAAGATGCCGATCTCGACTTCGACCGTGCAATCGGCCAGCAGTGCACGCTGACGATAAAGCTGCATGAAAAGGAGCGCGAGTTCAGCGGCGTTCTGACGGAAGCCCAGTGGCTCGGGGTGAAGAACGACTATTTCAGCTACCGCATCGTCCTGAGGCCTTGGTTGTGGCTGTTGTCGCGCACCACCGATTGCCGGATCTTTCAGGACAAGAAAGCACCCGACATCATCAAGGAGGTCTTCGACGAACGCGGTTTCACCGACTATGAATCCAAGCTGACCGAAGAGGGCTCCTGTCCGAAGCTCGAATATTGCGTTCAGTACCGCGAGACCGACCTGAACTTTGTTTGTCGGCTGATGGAG
This region of Bradyrhizobium sp. CCGUVB1N3 genomic DNA includes:
- the tssB gene encoding type VI secretion system contractile sheath small subunit; amino-acid sequence: MATDSGQKFIRRNRAPRVHITYEDPYDAERLIELPFVMGVLSDLSGNNPGVEKTKVEERKFLEFDMDNFDNRMAAIQPGVTARVANRLSDGSDEKLSVNLRFNKMADFTPVAVARQVPATAKLLEAREQLANLLRYMDGKVAAEDQLKKLLADPQLMAALRERATSQSTEPDTKS
- a CDS encoding ImpA family type VI secretion system protein, giving the protein MLDVASLTQPIAADDPCGPDLDAIGDVQYLNFFAGAESLLPMSFFEVVNANGERGRFDPKAVDFAGQFAAAQPLLARTRDLRLNMLLAKFSILNRDLDGFLSCLKATNLLLREQWEAVHPRGEDGDYALRAVTVEAIDVFPTVINPLQFLPLIENRRHGSLHYRAYQIAKGEIPAGDADVDGPDLATIERIVGETDLDTLKAASARCSAVAAEVAGMKAAWHEKLNSGQPVSLDRLSGLVNGMAAWLAGLVTARDPAAIAAAGEDAASVEAQVPLDTTGALASSAQASAALAAAADYFARMEPSNPALLLVRQAQEMVGKSFIEVMRMLVPSHVESAAINIGRDKVFDLPIERMAELATSPSSTIESDVQDIVFSIENRAQALSLLGKVASFFRTAEPSSPIPFLVDRARDLAQRDFLSLLNDVLPEGALKTIDKSH